The genomic segment cacccactccttggaaaccctatggggcagttctactctgtcttttagggtcactgtgagtcataattgactcaggGACAATGGCTTTGCTATTTTTTTAACACattatcaaaaaaacaaacaaacgaagaAAAAatgcactgctgttgagttgattccgactcacagcaacactacaggacagagtagaatggccccctagggtttccaagcctgtaaatctttagggaagcacatTACCACAACTTTTTCCCAAGGAGAgatgggtggtttgaaccactgacctttcagttagcagtcaagcactttaaccactgagccaccagggtacCAACACATTCTACTGTACTATAAATTGTTCTTAATTATTGTTTGTGACCCATCACTCTTCTTCAATGAAGGCAACGGTTTGTACTCTTTTGTTCATCAGTGCACTTTAAAGAGTGACTGGCACATAGAAGGCAATTTATAAATGTGTTTTGAATATATTTGTGCCCGCTATTCCCTATGGAGGCACACAGACAAGGTTTGAAGCCCATGATGTAATTTATAGTAACCACATGATCCATCAAAGTATGGAACAGAtattacatatttttttccatattctatgtagGGCATATTTTATGTCTTTGTTCCTCAAGCTATAaatcaagggattcaacatgggaATAACCAGAGTGCAAAATATGGAAGCCACTTTATCAGTGTCAAAGGAATGACTGGACTTGGGCTGCATGtatataaagattaaagtcccatagaacacGACCACCACGGTCAGGTGGtatccacaggtggagaaggccttgtgcctGCCCTCAGCTGAGTTCATCCTGTGAATGGCTACAAAAACAAGTAGGTAAGCTACAAGAACTATTAGGAGGGATGAAATCAAATCAAAAGTTGATAAGATGAGAATAATCAGTTCAATTTCATGTGTGTTTGAGCAGaccaaagagaacaaggggggAATGTCACAGTAGAAATGACTGTTGACATTGTAGCCACAGAAGGATAAACTAAAAATCTTTATGCTGATGAGAAAAGAAACATATGTGCTGTAGAGATAGGTGATTGCTACCAGCACCCAACATGCCCTTTGTGACATGAtgactgtgtagagcagagggttacagatggccacatagcagtcGTAAGACATTGCTGACAGAATGAAAAGCTCACTAGTTATGAACACAATAAAGAAAGCTAGCTGTGtagcacaaaaataataggagatAGTGTTCTCGTTCACAATAAAATTGACTAACATTTTGGGTCCCACAGCTGTTGAATAACcaagatcagtgatagccaggtgtctgaggaaaaagtacatgggagttTGTAGCTTGGAGTCGatcttggtgaggatgatgatgcccaCGTTGCCCACCACTGAGATCATGTAAACGATGAGGAACAGCCCGAACAATGGAGCCTGCAGCTCTGGGCGGTCTGTGATTCCCGTCAGAATGAATTCGTTCAGCACTGTTAGATTGTGTTTCTCCATCTAGGTCTACCAGAAAACCTGTTCTGGGTAGAGACATCAGCATTGTCAATAGCTTTTATGTagtagcatctggtggatttttAGCACACAAAGGCAATATGCTAAATGAATAAGATAATTTCAAACCCTCCAATACAGTTATTTGAAATTAATCCCACCTCCCTCAAATAAAGCATAGGCACATgaagatagaaagagagagaaggaaagagggaaagaaaaagaaatctaacTTGTTATCAGCTGGATAAAATTTGCTCCCCAAAGAACATTTATCAATCATGAGACATTTTGTATGTCGCAACTAGGAGAAGGGTACTACTCGTATCTAATGGGAACCTGGGATGTTACTAAAGTTTCTGCTACATGCAGGGTAACTCCACACGATAAGAAAATTTCTGATCCAAAATGTCACTACAGCagaagttgagaaaccctgatataaacatagagatagagatagacacAGATAAGGACATAGCTGTAAGTGTAGGTGAACATGTATACGTAGACAtgggtggctaaccaaaagtttggctgttcgaagccaccagccaaTCCTTAAAAACCTTGTGAGACAGTTCTAATcttttctatagggttgttatgagtcagaatctactcgatacCAATGGGGGGTGGGTGAG from the Loxodonta africana isolate mLoxAfr1 chromosome 7, mLoxAfr1.hap2, whole genome shotgun sequence genome contains:
- the LOC100665767 gene encoding olfactory receptor 8K3-like — protein: MEKHNLTVLNEFILTGITDRPELQAPLFGLFLIVYMISVVGNVGIIILTKIDSKLQTPMYFFLRHLAITDLGYSTAVGPKMLVNFIVNENTISYYFCATQLAFFIVFITSELFILSAMSYDCYVAICNPLLYTVIMSQRACWVLVAITYLYSTYVSFLISIKIFSLSFCGYNVNSHFYCDIPPLFSLVCSNTHEIELIILILSTFDLISSLLIVLVAYLLVFVAIHRMNSAEGRHKAFSTCGYHLTVVVVFYGTLIFIYMQPKSSHSFDTDKVASIFCTLVIPMLNPLIYSLRNKDIKYALHRIWKKICNICSIL